The Daucus carota subsp. sativus chromosome 2, DH1 v3.0, whole genome shotgun sequence genome includes a window with the following:
- the LOC135150397 gene encoding uncharacterized protein LOC135150397 — MVTDNGTQFNNAEFKIDHLQANGQAEVANRIILDGLKKRVEKAHGSWADELLPILWAYRTTCKVSTGATPFQLDYGAEAVVPLEITHTSSKVQQYELEANEEGMRLALDMIDEIRDEAHAKIVENQKRASYYNLWVKERYFREGDLVLRKIEASGVGPKGKMTPH; from the exons ATGGTAACAGACAATGGAACCCAGTTCAATAATGCCGAATTCAAAA TTGACCATCTTCAAGCTAATGGACAGGCTGAGGTGGCTAACAGGATAATCCTCGACGGATTAAAAAAGAGAGTTGAAAAAGCCCACGGATCATGGGCGGACGAGTTACTCCCTATACTTTGGGCGTATCGGACAACTTGCAAAGTTTCCACTGGAGCGACCCCTTTTCAGTTAGATTACGGAGCCGAGGCAGTAGTGCCACTTGAAATCACGCACACTTCCTCCAaggtccagcagtatgagctAGAAGCCAATGAAGAAGGTATGCGACTTgcccttgatatgattgatgaaatccgtgatgaagctcatgctaagattgtggaaaaccagaagCGAGCTTCTTACTACAACCTATGGGTTAAAGAACGATACTTTCGAGAAGGAGATCTGGTACTCAGAAAGATTGAGGCTTCCGGGGTAGGCCCCAAAGGCAAGATGACTCCCCATTGA